The Sphingobium sp. BYY-5 genome includes a window with the following:
- a CDS encoding GntR family transcriptional regulator, whose protein sequence is MREKLVARSLDGTPLYLQLARNLRDHIDSGGITPGNALPSERDLSEMAGISRVTVRKAIEQLIEEGVLFRKQGSGTFVARRIEAPASILSSFTSDARSRGEDPGVIWMMKNYAQPTDEEALALAISPSARVARLGRVRLSGGEPLAIEHAVIPADCLPDLTTIGDSLYDAMGRSGFRPTSGTQRVRASLATPTEAGLLSVRQNSEVLRIERLTRIASGRTVEFTRSVYRGDRYDFVTELKEIG, encoded by the coding sequence ATGCGGGAGAAACTGGTCGCGCGCAGCCTGGACGGGACGCCGCTCTATCTGCAACTGGCGCGCAACCTGCGCGACCATATCGACAGCGGGGGCATCACCCCCGGCAACGCCCTGCCGTCGGAACGCGACCTTAGCGAAATGGCGGGTATTTCCCGCGTCACCGTACGCAAGGCGATCGAGCAGTTGATCGAGGAGGGCGTGCTGTTCCGCAAGCAGGGATCGGGCACCTTCGTCGCACGGCGGATCGAGGCGCCCGCCTCCATCCTTTCCAGCTTCACCAGCGACGCCCGGTCGCGCGGCGAAGATCCCGGCGTCATCTGGATGATGAAAAACTACGCCCAGCCGACCGACGAGGAAGCCCTGGCGCTCGCCATTTCTCCCTCCGCGCGCGTGGCGCGACTGGGCCGCGTGCGGCTGTCGGGCGGGGAGCCGCTGGCGATCGAACATGCGGTGATCCCCGCCGATTGCCTGCCCGACCTCACGACGATCGGCGACTCCCTCTATGATGCGATGGGCCGCAGCGGCTTTCGTCCCACATCCGGCACGCAGCGCGTCCGCGCCTCGCTCGCCACCCCGACCGAAGCTGGCTTGCTCAGCGTCCGGCAGAATAGCGAAGTGTTGCGGATCGAGCGGCTGACCCGCATCGCCAGCGGCCGCACGGTCGAATTCACCCGCTCCGTCTATCGTGGCGACCGCTATGATTTCGTGACCGAACTCAAGGAAATCGGTTGA
- a CDS encoding N-acetylmuramic acid 6-phosphate etherase, which yields MSTEAIDPRYVDIDQWPTVRAVEAMVEGQMAAIAAIGSQTGRIAQAAEAAAARLGSQGRLVYVGAGTSGRIAVQDGVELYPTYNWPRERLLFLMAGGLAALTEAAEGAEDDVDAARAEIAAAGIGPHDIVIGVAASGRTPYTVAAITAAREAGALTIGVANNDGTALLAAADHGLVAETGTEIVAGSTRMKAGTAQKAMLNMLSTAVMLRMGLVYRGLMVNMRISNEKLRLRGQAMVRDIAGVDLGTAAQALDAAGQDIKQAVLVAMGVAADEARHLLDAHGQKLPDAMRAVRKGG from the coding sequence ATGAGTACCGAAGCCATCGATCCGCGCTATGTCGATATCGACCAGTGGCCGACCGTCAGGGCCGTCGAGGCGATGGTCGAAGGGCAGATGGCCGCCATCGCCGCCATCGGATCGCAGACCGGCCGGATCGCACAGGCCGCCGAAGCCGCCGCCGCGCGCCTCGGCTCACAGGGCCGGCTGGTCTATGTCGGCGCCGGCACTTCCGGACGCATCGCGGTGCAGGATGGGGTGGAACTGTATCCCACCTATAACTGGCCGCGGGAACGACTGCTCTTCCTGATGGCGGGCGGCCTTGCCGCGCTGACCGAGGCGGCCGAAGGCGCGGAGGATGATGTCGACGCCGCACGCGCCGAAATCGCGGCGGCGGGGATCGGGCCCCATGACATAGTGATCGGCGTCGCCGCCAGCGGCCGCACCCCCTACACCGTCGCCGCCATCACCGCTGCGCGCGAAGCGGGCGCGCTCACCATCGGCGTCGCCAATAATGACGGCACCGCCCTGCTCGCCGCCGCCGATCACGGACTGGTCGCGGAAACCGGCACGGAGATCGTGGCCGGCTCCACCCGGATGAAGGCCGGCACCGCGCAGAAGGCAATGCTCAACATGTTGTCGACCGCCGTCATGCTGCGCATGGGGCTGGTCTATCGCGGCCTCATGGTCAACATGCGCATATCCAATGAAAAGCTGCGCTTGCGCGGGCAGGCCATGGTGCGCGACATTGCGGGCGTGGACCTGGGAACCGCAGCGCAGGCGCTGGATGCAGCCGGGCAGGACATCAAGCAGGCGGTGCTCGTCGCCATGGGCGTGGCGGCAGACGAGGCACGGCATCTGCTGGACGCCCATGGCCAGAAACTGCCGGACGCGATGCGGGCCGTGCGCAAGGGGGGATAG
- the dld gene encoding D-lactate dehydrogenase, producing MSDLLASLRTIVGSRHVLTGARATARYRHGYRTGSGQALAVVQPGSLVEQWRVAQACVAADISIIMQASNTGLTGGSTPDGDDYPGGCVIISTTRITGLHLIRDGRQAICLPGTTLYALERALAPLGREPHSVIGSSCFGASVVGGVCNNSGGSLVQRGPAFTQLSLYGVVGADGVLRLVNHLGVALGDDPEMMLHKLEFSDFTEDDIDAAADRWAHDRAYASHVRDIDSATPARFNADSRCLFEAAGSADKLIVFAVRLDSFAKEEGATTFYIGTNDPGRLTALRRAILGDFAVLPIAGEYMHRDAFDIADRYGKDMFVAIERLGTDRLPGLFALKARVDALPLLGDGFSDRVMQRIGRLLPDHLPAEMRHYRDRFEHHLLLKMPQAALVETRALLLDIFSADDGDYFECTPALAAKAFLHRFVAAGAAVRYRAVHRDAVEDIVPLDVALPRNALDWQEALPPALTAQTVHRLYYGHFLCHVFHQDYILRKGVDPIDFEHRIWALLDTRGAEYPAEHNVDHLYRAKPALEGFYRGIDPRNQCNPGIGQTTRQRFWGDGHEGELLR from the coding sequence ATGAGCGACCTGCTCGCCAGTCTCCGCACGATCGTCGGGTCGCGCCATGTGCTGACCGGCGCGCGGGCGACGGCGCGCTATCGCCATGGCTATCGCACCGGATCGGGTCAGGCGCTGGCGGTGGTGCAGCCGGGCAGTCTGGTCGAGCAATGGCGCGTGGCCCAGGCCTGCGTCGCTGCCGACATATCGATCATCATGCAGGCGTCGAACACCGGCCTGACCGGCGGATCGACGCCCGACGGCGATGATTATCCCGGCGGCTGCGTCATCATCAGCACCACGCGCATTACTGGACTGCACCTGATTCGGGACGGACGCCAGGCGATCTGCCTGCCGGGCACCACGCTCTACGCGCTGGAAAGGGCATTGGCGCCGCTGGGCCGCGAGCCTCATTCGGTGATCGGCTCCTCCTGCTTTGGCGCGTCGGTGGTGGGCGGTGTGTGCAACAATTCGGGCGGGTCGCTGGTGCAGCGCGGGCCGGCCTTCACCCAACTCAGCCTCTACGGCGTCGTGGGTGCGGACGGGGTGCTGCGGTTGGTCAACCATTTGGGCGTTGCGCTGGGCGACGATCCCGAAATGATGCTGCACAAGCTGGAATTTAGTGATTTTACGGAAGACGACATAGACGCAGCGGCGGATCGCTGGGCACATGACCGCGCCTATGCCAGCCATGTGCGCGACATCGACAGCGCGACGCCCGCCCGCTTCAACGCGGACAGCCGCTGCCTGTTCGAAGCGGCGGGAAGCGCGGATAAGCTGATCGTCTTCGCCGTGCGGCTGGACAGCTTTGCCAAGGAGGAAGGCGCCACCACCTTCTATATCGGCACCAATGATCCGGGTCGGCTGACGGCGCTTCGTCGTGCCATCCTGGGGGATTTCGCCGTCCTGCCGATCGCCGGCGAATATATGCATCGCGATGCGTTCGACATCGCCGACCGCTATGGCAAGGACATGTTCGTCGCGATCGAGCGGCTGGGCACCGACAGGCTGCCGGGGCTGTTCGCGCTCAAGGCGCGGGTGGATGCGCTGCCTTTGCTGGGCGACGGGTTCAGCGACCGGGTGATGCAGCGCATCGGCCGCTTGCTGCCCGATCATCTGCCCGCCGAGATGCGCCATTACAGGGATCGCTTCGAACATCATCTGCTGCTCAAGATGCCGCAGGCGGCACTGGTGGAAACGCGCGCGCTGTTGTTGGATATATTCTCCGCCGACGATGGCGACTATTTCGAATGCACACCCGCGCTGGCCGCCAAGGCTTTTCTCCATCGCTTCGTCGCGGCCGGGGCAGCGGTACGTTATCGCGCGGTGCATCGGGATGCGGTCGAAGATATCGTCCCGCTCGACGTCGCCTTGCCGCGCAATGCGTTGGACTGGCAGGAGGCGCTGCCGCCCGCACTGACGGCGCAGACCGTCCATCGCCTCTATTATGGTCATTTTCTCTGCCATGTCTTCCATCAGGATTATATCCTGCGCAAGGGTGTCGATCCGATCGATTTCGAGCATCGCATCTGGGCGCTGCTGGACACGCGCGGAGCGGAATATCCGGCCGAGCATAATGTCGACCATCTCTACCGGGCCAAGCCCGCTCTGGAGGGATTCTACCGGGGGATCGATCCGCGCAACCAGTGCAATCCGGGCATCGGCCAAACGACGCGGCAGCGCTTCTGGGGCGACGGGCACGAAGGGGAGCTACTCCGGTGA
- a CDS encoding BadF/BadG/BcrA/BcrD ATPase family protein, with amino-acid sequence MSYYLGIDAGGSHCRVRLIAADGAVIGTGEGGPANARIGLEPLHATLRAVSEQAIAEAGLSGEQVATVHAGMGIAGISRPGVRAALRNFAFPFASVAYETDAFIANLGAHGGADGAILILGTGSIAQVRAGGRDFTIGGYGFPISDEGSGAALGLSAMRHALRALDGRTQATPLSRAVTERFGHETAQAVAWMDKATPRDYGSFAPQVMDYAEAGDAIARSIVEDAVQHIERFIETIFERGASRCTLVGGLAPRMQPWLRARTVARLSPMLGDALDGALYLAGYRLS; translated from the coding sequence GTGAGCTATTATCTGGGCATCGACGCTGGGGGCAGCCATTGCCGCGTAAGACTGATCGCAGCCGATGGCGCGGTGATCGGTACAGGAGAGGGGGGTCCCGCCAATGCCCGGATCGGGCTGGAGCCGCTCCATGCAACATTGCGTGCCGTGTCGGAACAGGCGATTGCCGAAGCCGGATTATCGGGTGAGCAGGTCGCTACGGTCCATGCGGGCATGGGCATCGCCGGCATTTCACGGCCCGGCGTGCGCGCCGCGCTCCGGAATTTTGCCTTCCCCTTCGCCTCGGTCGCCTACGAGACGGACGCCTTCATCGCCAATCTGGGCGCGCATGGCGGCGCGGACGGGGCGATCCTGATCCTGGGTACAGGGAGCATCGCGCAGGTGCGCGCGGGCGGCCGCGACTTCACCATCGGCGGTTATGGTTTCCCCATTTCCGATGAGGGGAGCGGGGCAGCGCTGGGCCTGAGCGCCATGCGTCATGCACTGCGCGCGCTTGACGGGCGGACGCAGGCGACACCGCTGAGCCGCGCCGTGACCGAGCGGTTCGGCCATGAAACGGCGCAGGCCGTCGCCTGGATGGATAAGGCCACACCCAGGGACTATGGCAGCTTCGCCCCGCAAGTGATGGACTATGCCGAAGCGGGCGACGCCATCGCCCGATCGATCGTGGAGGATGCGGTCCAGCATATCGAGCGCTTCATCGAGACGATCTTCGAACGCGGGGCGAGTCGCTGCACCCTGGTCGGAGGTCTCGCGCCCCGGATGCAGCCCTGGCTGCGCGCGCGCACCGTCGCGCGGCTCAGTCCGATGCTGGGCGATGCGTTGGACGGCGCGCTCTATCTGGCGGGCTATCGTCTCAGTTGA
- a CDS encoding energy transducer TonB, with amino-acid sequence MRRLVAILVASLAATASAQPSPEWQAAAVAHILRYNRYPVLAQREGVEGTVRVRLCVRRDGRLVSVALEKTSGSSILDDAAIQAVRAANPLPALSADAAAESYFILPVTYRIAE; translated from the coding sequence ATGCGACGCCTTGTCGCGATTCTGGTCGCGTCCCTTGCCGCAACGGCCTCCGCTCAGCCTTCACCCGAATGGCAGGCGGCGGCCGTCGCGCATATCTTGCGCTATAACCGCTATCCCGTCCTCGCGCAGCGCGAGGGTGTTGAGGGGACCGTGCGTGTCCGCCTGTGCGTCCGGCGCGACGGTAGGCTTGTCTCCGTCGCATTGGAGAAAACGTCGGGTTCTTCGATCCTGGACGACGCTGCCATTCAGGCCGTGCGGGCGGCCAATCCCCTGCCAGCCCTGTCCGCGGATGCCGCCGCGGAAAGCTATTTCATCCTTCCCGTCACATACAGGATTGCCGAATGA
- a CDS encoding carbohydrate porin, whose translation MILAGLLLAGAGLPAAEAASVGPITPVRPHSHIHAGQQTPGEGPIVFDLTYSSDTMGVVSGGVKRRVRYLDNLDLVLEVDLEDLVGWQGAEMHVYGLYNNGRSMSQVVGDAQMVSEIEANGRAVKLYEAWIDQMLAPNLSLRAGIYDLNSEFDVLETATLFVGGAHGMGSDIGMSGRNGPSIFPATGLAARALYRPAKGWTIRAAILDGMPGNPEHPSRTSIRLGGGEGALLIGEVEAPIADGRLLLGHWRYTSSFDRFEGTHGGGNAGYYLRGEKTLIEDGDRRVDGFFRLGTAAKHYNMFDRFVSAGFKLGGWIDGRPEDEIGFAMIGAFTSPEYRRANDAGRSEIVAEATYRAPLTPWLTIQPDLQYVRNPSADPSIDDAWVIGLRVEMAFRLID comes from the coding sequence GTGATCCTCGCCGGGTTACTGCTCGCGGGCGCGGGGCTTCCGGCTGCCGAAGCGGCGAGCGTTGGCCCGATCACGCCGGTCCGTCCCCATTCGCATATCCACGCCGGACAGCAGACGCCGGGCGAAGGGCCGATCGTGTTTGACCTGACCTATAGCAGCGACACGATGGGCGTAGTGTCTGGCGGGGTGAAGCGGCGCGTGCGCTATCTCGACAATCTCGACCTGGTGCTGGAGGTCGATCTGGAGGATCTGGTCGGTTGGCAAGGGGCTGAAATGCACGTTTATGGCCTGTACAATAACGGCCGGTCCATGTCGCAGGTCGTGGGCGACGCGCAGATGGTCAGCGAGATCGAGGCCAATGGCAGGGCGGTCAAGCTCTACGAAGCCTGGATCGACCAGATGCTGGCGCCCAACCTGTCGCTGCGGGCGGGCATCTACGACCTCAATTCCGAGTTCGACGTGCTGGAAACCGCAACCCTGTTTGTCGGCGGCGCGCACGGCATGGGCAGCGACATCGGCATGTCGGGCCGCAACGGTCCCTCCATTTTCCCGGCCACGGGTCTGGCCGCGCGCGCTTTGTATCGCCCGGCGAAGGGATGGACGATCCGTGCGGCCATTCTTGACGGTATGCCAGGTAATCCGGAGCATCCGTCCCGTACCAGCATCCGGCTGGGCGGCGGCGAGGGCGCGCTGTTGATCGGTGAAGTGGAAGCGCCCATCGCTGACGGCCGCCTCCTGCTTGGCCATTGGCGCTATACATCCTCCTTCGATCGCTTCGAGGGGACGCATGGCGGCGGCAATGCCGGCTATTATCTGCGCGGCGAAAAGACATTGATCGAGGATGGCGATAGGCGGGTCGACGGCTTCTTCCGCCTCGGCACCGCAGCCAAACATTATAATATGTTCGACCGGTTTGTTAGCGCGGGGTTTAAACTGGGTGGCTGGATCGACGGTCGGCCGGAGGATGAGATCGGCTTCGCCATGATCGGCGCCTTCACCTCACCCGAATATCGTCGCGCCAATGACGCAGGACGATCCGAGATAGTGGCGGAGGCAACCTATCGCGCCCCGCTGACCCCTTGGCTCACGATCCAGCCCGACCTGCAATATGTCCGCAATCCATCCGCCGATCCGTCGATCGACGATGCCTGGGTGATCGGGCTACGGGTCGAAATGGCCTTCCGCCTGATCGACTGA